From Paenibacillus sp. PK3_47, the proteins below share one genomic window:
- a CDS encoding DUF58 domain-containing protein, which yields MRSYLSGVAAVLQPGKMAGILAIWGITLLYVLFQGGKTSFMLFIMVSVLVVYLVIGGVSGVRRAKGSRSLYSEQEKPDLLYAGGYLRVKLNVKIPGFLPLPYVVVREILKRHNGESWVFEESLVPSLRGDGELTFQTPMLERGSYTFEKTDILSEDIFGLVEHKGTFMAEGQFRVLPRAVFIPRWQLYERKSRLAGPQASLLHSRRETTQINGVRDYVYGDRLTRIHWNATAKTGSWKSKEFEHESVPKTMLVLDGSAQAYASSNQFELAVSTAASLLGFGIRERIGIGLCSLDRDTRIFVPAEGTAERQMMIQSLIDINAEGTGSLVSKLDKSHRMFPKGAYVVLISPQIGQPVLDVMRWAESRGMTASHIHVLNPAANNRGGDWMNVLRSRGTAGYSVRSLQDLPAVLGGEQPS from the coding sequence ATGAGAAGCTATTTATCCGGAGTGGCAGCTGTCCTTCAGCCCGGCAAAATGGCCGGAATACTCGCCATCTGGGGGATTACGCTGCTCTATGTGCTGTTTCAGGGCGGCAAAACCTCATTTATGCTGTTTATAATGGTTTCGGTACTGGTGGTTTATTTGGTTATCGGCGGTGTTAGCGGGGTCCGGCGGGCGAAAGGGAGCCGAAGCCTGTATTCCGAGCAGGAGAAGCCTGATCTGCTCTATGCCGGCGGATATCTCCGTGTGAAGCTGAACGTCAAGATTCCCGGTTTTTTGCCTTTGCCATATGTGGTGGTCAGAGAGATTCTGAAGCGCCATAACGGGGAATCCTGGGTATTTGAAGAAAGCCTGGTTCCCAGCCTGAGAGGGGATGGGGAGCTTACGTTCCAGACACCGATGCTGGAGCGGGGCAGCTATACATTTGAGAAGACGGATATCCTCAGCGAGGATATTTTTGGACTGGTGGAGCACAAGGGGACTTTTATGGCTGAAGGGCAGTTCCGCGTACTGCCGCGTGCAGTATTCATACCGCGCTGGCAGCTGTATGAGCGCAAATCACGGCTGGCCGGTCCGCAGGCGTCCCTGCTGCATTCCCGGCGGGAGACCACGCAGATCAACGGTGTCCGTGATTACGTCTACGGCGACCGGCTGACGAGAATCCACTGGAATGCCACAGCCAAGACAGGGAGCTGGAAGTCCAAGGAGTTTGAGCATGAGTCCGTTCCCAAAACCATGCTTGTCCTGGACGGCAGCGCGCAGGCCTATGCCAGTTCGAACCAGTTCGAGCTGGCGGTATCCACCGCAGCTTCCCTGCTCGGGTTCGGCATTCGAGAACGAATCGGTATAGGGCTGTGCTCCCTGGACAGGGACACCAGGATATTTGTCCCTGCAGAAGGAACAGCTGAACGGCAGATGATGATCCAATCTTTGATTGATATCAACGCCGAGGGCACAGGGTCTCTTGTATCGAAGTTGGATAAAAGTCACCGCATGTTCCCGAAGGGAGCCTACGTAGTGCTGATCAGCCCGCAAATCGGCCAGCCTGTCCTTGATGTTATGCGCTGGGCCGAGAGCCGGGGGATGACCGCCTCCCATATCCATGTGCTGAATCCTGCAGCCAATAACCGCGGCGGAGACTGGATGAACGTTCTCAGATCCCGTGGAACAGCCGGCTATAGTGTACGCTCACTGCAGGACCTGCCGGCAGTGCTGGGAGGTGAACAGCCGTCATGA
- a CDS encoding transglutaminase domain-containing protein, producing the protein MRHWWNGIKSSWHSSFSLLWLMVIALQWLSFTEPQWLKETTASVLLTLTAVAVIEILFPVKVIYRLLLEAVATLYIVYRVLLYYGTYTPNPWLVTVSDRLTDIAAQSVPYLWFALAAWILLLLSSWWVSSKARILLFIATNIVAFAALDSFTSAELWQEVAWTVFAGMGWLVTQHLRNFQLHYPRGWNYLLQYPFKIAINIAIIFSIVIITGVNMPDVRPTLTDPYTAWREWNGGGLSSGSGSTAGTSQTGEGTGATGQTSSGYSMNDNNLGGGFNFDYSPVMTVASDLRTYMRGETRSVYSGTGWSDDNRRQRGSYTEAEVGTALDRTPAPGVVTRTLQQTVRMLDNNRLPVLFGAYSIAQVDSVNGEDASGGLFWRERDSELLWDLEGDNRAYPQTYEITSEVPVISVQELSGQTYEQLYGGQDNAQFLQLPDDFPQRVRDLAEQVTAGAQTPYDKITLLQQHLQQSYPYSNQPDISRGRSADFVESFLFEIMEGYCDYYSTALVTMARSLDIPARWVKGYAPGEQAVLPDNLVQQGFTNNNYTITNADAHSWAEIYFGEYGWIPVEATPGFSAPLLTQSEEPAVEEEPVVEEEETEPEQVPAQQDGTGGSDLNLGVWAVAAASAVLLLWSGYLLWHHRFSLRFLFQRLRNGQPLTPVQKIEAETARWVRYARRKGMLKEEHETLRESVNRWSAERPASAGIFASLLSMFEQAKYSPEVIEDKDWRSVYTEALRLRKSLRSDK; encoded by the coding sequence ATGAGACATTGGTGGAACGGAATAAAGTCCTCCTGGCATTCCTCCTTCAGTCTGCTATGGCTGATGGTGATTGCCCTGCAGTGGCTCTCTTTTACAGAGCCCCAGTGGCTGAAGGAGACGACCGCTTCCGTATTGCTTACACTAACCGCAGTAGCTGTTATTGAAATCCTTTTTCCTGTCAAAGTAATATACCGCCTGCTTCTTGAAGCTGTGGCGACGCTGTATATCGTATACAGGGTACTTTTATACTATGGAACATATACGCCCAATCCCTGGCTGGTTACGGTGAGTGACCGGCTGACGGATATCGCTGCACAGAGTGTTCCGTACCTGTGGTTTGCCCTGGCTGCCTGGATACTGCTCCTGCTGTCCTCCTGGTGGGTCTCCTCGAAGGCAAGGATTCTGCTGTTTATAGCGACAAATATCGTCGCCTTTGCAGCGCTTGATTCCTTCACTTCTGCTGAATTGTGGCAGGAGGTAGCCTGGACGGTATTTGCCGGTATGGGCTGGCTGGTAACCCAGCATCTGCGGAACTTCCAGCTGCATTATCCCCGGGGATGGAATTATCTGCTGCAATATCCTTTTAAGATCGCCATTAATATTGCCATCATTTTCTCTATCGTTATCATTACGGGTGTGAATATGCCGGACGTGCGTCCTACTCTGACAGACCCTTATACGGCCTGGAGAGAGTGGAACGGCGGAGGGCTGTCATCAGGCTCCGGAAGTACAGCCGGAACCTCCCAGACCGGAGAAGGCACAGGAGCTACCGGACAGACAAGCTCCGGATACAGCATGAACGATAACAATCTGGGCGGTGGCTTTAACTTCGACTATTCGCCCGTGATGACGGTTGCCTCGGATTTGCGGACCTACATGCGCGGAGAGACGCGCAGCGTATATTCCGGCACCGGCTGGAGCGATGATAACCGGAGACAGCGCGGCTCCTACACGGAGGCTGAGGTGGGAACAGCGCTGGACCGAACACCCGCACCGGGCGTAGTGACCCGGACCCTGCAGCAGACGGTAAGAATGCTGGACAACAACAGGCTGCCGGTGCTGTTCGGCGCATACTCCATTGCGCAGGTTGATTCTGTCAACGGGGAAGACGCCAGCGGCGGATTGTTCTGGCGGGAGCGGGACAGTGAACTGCTGTGGGACTTGGAGGGAGATAACAGAGCTTATCCGCAGACGTATGAGATTACTTCTGAGGTTCCCGTTATTTCCGTGCAGGAGCTGAGCGGGCAGACTTATGAACAGCTGTATGGAGGACAGGATAATGCGCAATTCCTCCAGCTGCCGGACGATTTTCCCCAGCGGGTCCGGGATCTGGCAGAACAGGTGACCGCAGGCGCACAGACGCCATACGACAAAATTACGCTGCTGCAGCAGCATCTGCAGCAAAGCTACCCGTACTCCAACCAGCCGGATATCTCGCGCGGCAGAAGCGCTGATTTTGTGGAGAGCTTCCTGTTCGAGATTATGGAAGGCTACTGTGATTATTATTCAACAGCGCTCGTAACCATGGCCCGTTCCCTTGATATCCCGGCACGCTGGGTAAAAGGATATGCGCCTGGCGAACAGGCGGTGCTGCCGGATAATCTGGTCCAGCAGGGATTTACGAATAACAATTACACAATCACGAATGCTGACGCGCATTCCTGGGCGGAGATTTATTTCGGTGAATACGGCTGGATTCCAGTAGAAGCCACACCCGGTTTCAGTGCTCCTCTTCTGACACAAAGTGAAGAGCCTGCAGTTGAAGAAGAGCCGGTAGTGGAAGAGGAAGAAACCGAGCCTGAACAAGTGCCTGCACAGCAGGATGGGACAGGCGGAAGCGATCTTAATCTGGGAGTATGGGCAGTTGCTGCAGCGTCGGCTGTGCTGCTGCTGTGGAGCGGATATCTGCTCTGGCATCACCGCTTCAGTCTGCGTTTCCTGTTTCAGCGCCTGCGCAATGGCCAGCCGCTGACGCCTGTACAAAAAATCGAAGCTGAAACTGCACGCTGGGTAAGGTATGCGCGCAGAAAGGGCATGCTGAAGGAAGAGCATGAAACGCTGCGCGAATCAGTGAACCGCTGGAGTGCGGAGCGCCCGGCGTCTGCAGGCATTTTTGCTTCGCTGCTGTCCATGTTCGAGCAGGCCAAATACAGCCCTGAGGTTATTGAAGACAAAGACTGGCGCAGCGTGTATACTGAAGCTTTGCGGCTTCGCAAAAGCTTGAGGTCGGACAAGTAA
- a CDS encoding YqeG family HAD IIIA-type phosphatase, whose translation MFERLVPKLRVNTVFDIDLEDLYRRGYRGIITDLDNTLVGAKAPLATPELLLWFTKVKELGFKLVIVSNNNMDRVSRFATPLNIEFVHQARKPVNTPFLKAMKLMELKPEQTIVVGDQMLTDVLGGNRLGLYTVLVLPISVKDEGIGTRINRRVEQIALTRLRKQGLWHEEDKL comes from the coding sequence TTGTTTGAAAGGTTAGTTCCGAAACTCCGTGTAAATACGGTATTTGATATTGATCTTGAAGACCTGTACCGCAGAGGCTACCGGGGCATCATTACGGATCTGGATAACACGCTGGTCGGCGCCAAAGCGCCGCTGGCCACACCGGAGCTGCTCTTGTGGTTTACGAAGGTGAAGGAGCTTGGCTTCAAGCTCGTCATCGTTTCGAATAACAATATGGACCGGGTGTCACGCTTTGCAACGCCGCTAAATATCGAGTTTGTGCACCAGGCCCGCAAACCGGTCAATACACCGTTCCTGAAGGCGATGAAGCTGATGGAGCTTAAGCCGGAACAGACGATTGTAGTCGGCGATCAGATGCTTACAGATGTACTGGGCGGCAACCGTCTCGGTCTGTACACGGTATTGGTGCTGCCGATCTCTGTGAAGGATGAAGGCATTGGAACAAGAATTAACCGCCGGGTAGAGCAGATTGCACTGACACGGCTGCGCAAGCAAGGCTTGTGGCACGAGGAGGATAAATTGTAA
- the yqeH gene encoding ribosome biogenesis GTPase YqeH — MSQENEMQRPVKCSGCGIKLQTGSKEHPGYIPEVAFEREPVICQRCFRIKNYNEASSVSVDQDEFLHLLSGIGEKNALVIHIVDLFDFEGSLISGLQRFVGNNPVILAVNKVDLLPKVTNWNKLRNWMQQRCKEHGLRTAEIVLCSAKRNQGFDRLLESVNELRGQRDVYVVGATNVGKSTLINRLISDYSDLTQELTTSRYPGTTLDTVKIPLDDGHYIIDTPGIVYPWRYSELVERKDLGAVMPENPLKPAVYQLNEGQSLFFGGLGRFDFVQGARQSFTCYISGTLKIHRTKLERADSLYQDHRGVMLSPPGIDDVDKLPQWQRHEFRIGRNSQTDLFMSGLGWIKVNGTEGAVVAVHVPRGVKVLTRPSLI, encoded by the coding sequence ATGAGTCAAGAGAATGAAATGCAGCGCCCTGTGAAATGCAGCGGCTGCGGCATTAAGCTGCAGACCGGGAGCAAGGAGCATCCGGGGTATATTCCGGAAGTTGCCTTCGAACGGGAGCCGGTCATTTGCCAGCGCTGTTTCCGTATCAAAAACTATAATGAAGCTTCTTCCGTATCCGTTGACCAGGATGAATTTCTGCATCTGCTCAGCGGCATAGGCGAGAAGAATGCGCTTGTTATTCATATTGTCGACCTGTTTGACTTTGAAGGCAGCCTGATTTCCGGACTGCAGCGCTTTGTCGGCAATAACCCGGTTATTCTTGCGGTGAACAAAGTGGATTTGCTGCCCAAAGTGACGAACTGGAACAAGCTGCGCAACTGGATGCAGCAGCGCTGCAAGGAACATGGGCTGCGGACGGCGGAAATCGTGCTCTGCAGTGCCAAGCGCAACCAGGGCTTTGACCGCCTGCTGGAATCGGTGAACGAGCTGCGCGGACAACGTGATGTATATGTGGTAGGAGCGACCAATGTAGGGAAGTCTACACTGATCAACCGGCTGATCTCCGATTACAGCGACCTTACACAGGAGCTGACAACCTCGCGTTATCCGGGCACTACGCTGGACACCGTCAAAATTCCTCTGGATGACGGACACTATATTATCGATACGCCGGGAATCGTGTATCCTTGGCGTTACAGCGAACTGGTGGAGCGCAAGGATCTCGGAGCGGTCATGCCTGAGAATCCGCTGAAGCCGGCAGTTTACCAGCTTAATGAGGGACAATCCCTGTTCTTCGGAGGTCTGGGACGGTTTGACTTTGTTCAGGGTGCCCGCCAGTCCTTCACCTGCTATATCAGCGGGACGCTGAAGATTCACCGTACGAAGCTGGAACGTGCAGATTCCCTCTATCAGGATCACCGCGGAGTGATGTTATCACCGCCGGGAATCGATGATGTGGACAAGCTGCCGCAGTGGCAGCGCCATGAGTTCCGTATCGGCCGCAACAGCCAGACGGACCTGTTCATGTCCGGTCTGGGCTGGATCAAGGTGAATGGAACAGAAGGTGCAGTTGTAGCGGTTCATGTGCCGCGCGGCGTTAAGGTGCTTACACGCCCTTCACTGATCTGA
- the aroE gene encoding shikimate dehydrogenase — MDLLLGVMGDPIVQSKSPVMHGAALRALGIQGAYVPLHIRGGQLGEAMQAVRTLGFRGVNVTIPHKVAVMEYLDKLDESAVAVGAVNTVVNDNGVLTGYNTDGIGYVRSLKAEAVGDLSGTRILVLGAGGAARGIVSALLLEKPEAVVIANRTADKAGELAGLYSSKGNVTGTGMADISGIIRSMDIVINTTSVGMFPYPDEMPMDPDLLHEGMVVSDLIYNPLETRLLTEGRKRGCIIHGGLGMFVYQGAYALEYWTGQTAPTEVMRQTIIDCLGGSAG, encoded by the coding sequence ATGGATCTGCTGCTGGGCGTTATGGGTGATCCCATCGTCCAGTCGAAATCTCCCGTCATGCACGGGGCAGCGCTCAGGGCGCTGGGTATACAGGGTGCTTATGTGCCCCTGCATATCCGCGGCGGACAGCTTGGCGAAGCGATGCAGGCTGTACGCACGCTGGGATTCCGCGGAGTCAATGTTACAATACCGCATAAGGTTGCTGTAATGGAGTATCTCGACAAGCTGGACGAAAGTGCTGTAGCTGTCGGGGCGGTCAATACGGTTGTCAATGATAACGGGGTATTGACCGGATATAATACGGACGGCATCGGTTATGTCCGTTCGCTGAAGGCGGAGGCTGTCGGGGATCTGTCCGGCACCCGCATTCTGGTGCTTGGCGCCGGCGGAGCAGCCCGGGGGATTGTCAGCGCGCTGCTGCTGGAGAAGCCGGAAGCGGTGGTTATCGCCAACCGCACGGCGGACAAGGCAGGGGAGCTTGCCGGGCTGTACAGCAGCAAAGGAAATGTCACCGGAACGGGTATGGCGGACATTTCCGGTATTATCCGTTCCATGGACATTGTAATCAATACTACTTCAGTAGGAATGTTCCCCTATCCGGACGAGATGCCTATGGACCCGGACCTGCTGCATGAGGGAATGGTCGTCAGTGATCTGATCTATAATCCGCTGGAGACCCGGCTGCTGACGGAGGGCCGGAAGCGCGGGTGCATCATTCATGGAGGGCTGGGGATGTTCGTCTACCAGGGTGCTTATGCGCTTGAATATTGGACAGGACAGACAGCGCCTACGGAAGTGATGAGACAGACGATTATCGATTGCCTCGGCGGCAGCGCCGGTTAA
- the yhbY gene encoding ribosome assembly RNA-binding protein YhbY, translated as MLTGKQKRYLRSLAHHLDPVFQVGKGGVNDHLIRHIEEAIEKRELMKISVLNNNADDPKEIGAAVAEQSGSELVQVIGKTIILYKESRDNKTIELPR; from the coding sequence ATGTTAACTGGTAAACAAAAACGTTATCTCCGCTCTTTGGCGCATCATCTCGATCCTGTATTTCAGGTCGGCAAAGGCGGCGTCAACGATCATCTGATCCGTCACATTGAAGAAGCCATCGAAAAACGCGAGCTGATGAAGATCAGCGTGCTGAATAATAATGCGGATGATCCGAAGGAAATCGGTGCTGCTGTAGCAGAACAATCCGGTTCCGAGCTGGTACAGGTTATCGGCAAAACAATTATTCTGTACAAGGAATCACGCGATAACAAAACCATCGAGCTTCCGCGTTAA
- a CDS encoding nicotinate-nucleotide adenylyltransferase: MKVGIMGGTFDPPHIGHMLAAESARDAYHLEQVWFMPSHIPPHKHEAGAPGEDRLEMVRRAIEGHESFGILDREVKRGGVSYTIETVRSLQQEFPQHEFFFIIGSDMVQYLPKWREIEELVRRLTFIGVGRPGTPLDLAALPGYVADKVLLADMPMVDISSTMLRARAAAGRSIRYMVPEAVFHYVQRSGLYGIQPRSAD, translated from the coding sequence TTGAAAGTCGGAATAATGGGCGGAACCTTTGATCCTCCTCATATAGGCCATATGCTGGCGGCGGAATCCGCAAGGGATGCCTATCATCTGGAGCAGGTCTGGTTTATGCCGTCGCATATCCCCCCGCACAAGCATGAGGCGGGTGCACCGGGGGAGGACAGGCTGGAAATGGTACGGCGTGCAATTGAAGGCCATGAGTCCTTCGGTATACTGGACCGGGAAGTCAAGAGGGGCGGGGTATCCTATACCATCGAGACGGTCCGCAGCCTGCAGCAGGAATTTCCGCAGCATGAGTTCTTTTTTATCATCGGCTCGGATATGGTTCAGTATCTGCCGAAATGGCGGGAAATTGAAGAGCTTGTCCGCCGCCTGACCTTTATCGGGGTAGGACGTCCGGGCACGCCGCTTGATTTGGCAGCGCTGCCCGGTTACGTTGCGGACAAGGTGCTGCTCGCGGACATGCCGATGGTGGATATCTCTTCTACCATGCTGAGAGCACGCGCTGCCGCAGGCAGGAGCATCCGTTACATGGTCCCTGAAGCTGTATTTCATTACGTTCAAAGGAGTGGATTGTATGGCATACAACCGCGAAGCGCTGATTGA
- the yqeK gene encoding bis(5'-nucleosyl)-tetraphosphatase (symmetrical) YqeK, with the protein MAYNREALIEAVSAQMPDKRWQHTLGVMQSSVKLAGRYGADPDRAETAAILHDVAKYWPVERMKEIIERNGLSQELLNYDKQLWHAEVGAFVAAQEYGITDEEVLGAIRYHTSGREGMTLLEKIVCLADYIEPGRDFPGVDEIRRLSEVSLEEGLIAGLDSTISLLLQKRRIVFPLTVLARNDLVRKLEDKL; encoded by the coding sequence ATGGCATACAACCGCGAAGCGCTGATTGAAGCCGTCTCCGCTCAAATGCCGGACAAGCGCTGGCAGCATACGCTCGGCGTAATGCAGTCTTCCGTGAAGCTGGCCGGGCGTTACGGAGCAGATCCGGACCGGGCGGAGACAGCAGCGATCCTGCATGATGTGGCCAAATACTGGCCTGTAGAGCGGATGAAGGAAATCATTGAGCGAAACGGGCTTTCACAGGAGCTGCTGAATTATGACAAGCAGCTCTGGCATGCCGAGGTCGGCGCATTTGTCGCCGCGCAGGAATACGGAATTACAGATGAAGAGGTGCTTGGAGCCATCCGGTATCACACCTCGGGGCGTGAAGGAATGACCCTGCTGGAGAAGATCGTCTGCCTGGCAGATTACATTGAGCCCGGACGGGATTTCCCGGGTGTGGATGAGATCCGCAGATTGTCTGAGGTGAGTCTGGAAGAAGGCCTGATTGCCGGACTGGATTCCACGATCAGCCTGCTGCTGCAGAAGCGGCGGATTGTTTTCCCGCTGACCGTATTGGCCCGTAATGATCTAGTAAGAAAATTGGAGGATAAACTATGA
- the rsfS gene encoding ribosome silencing factor gives MSVQSGKLLELALKAVNDKKAMNVVALDLRNVSPISDYFVICHGNSDTQVQAIITEVRKVVHEAGGVIRGIEGMDAARWVLMDLGDVIVHVFHRDEREYYNIERLWSDAKVVETV, from the coding sequence ATGAGTGTACAATCAGGCAAGCTGCTTGAACTGGCCCTTAAGGCCGTAAATGATAAAAAAGCGATGAACGTTGTGGCGCTGGATCTGCGCAATGTGTCACCGATCAGTGACTATTTCGTAATCTGTCACGGTAACTCGGACACACAGGTGCAGGCGATCATCACTGAAGTCCGCAAGGTGGTCCATGAAGCCGGCGGAGTTATCCGCGGGATTGAAGGAATGGATGCTGCCCGCTGGGTGCTGATGGACCTGGGGGATGTTATTGTCCATGTGTTCCACCGCGACGAACGCGAATACTACAACATTGAACGTCTTTGGTCTGACGCCAAGGTCGTGGAGACGGTATGA
- a CDS encoding S1-like domain-containing RNA-binding protein codes for MSLIAGTTVTLEVMREVSPYGYFLSAGDEDVMLHYTELVGSKPKIGDKVEVFIFFDTEDRLAATMKKPLLTLGEMALLEVADIHPRLGCFLEMGLGRQLLLPIRELPELIELRPQIGDKVFAIMEHDKQGRLRAKLAGEQELAPLALPAPSSWMGKEVTARVYKPLQMGTFVLVDAGVLGFGIIGMVHSSERSRLLRLGEQFEARVSHIREDGRVNLSMSQRKEIGRDVDSAALLEFLNSRPGGSMPYSDATPPDIIKQRFGISKSAFKRALGKLMKEGLVTQKENWTYLARQEEDTASGNQDQGDSKQ; via the coding sequence ATGAGCCTGATTGCGGGAACTACGGTAACACTGGAAGTCATGCGGGAGGTGTCCCCTTACGGGTATTTTCTGAGCGCAGGTGACGAAGATGTCATGCTGCATTATACCGAGCTGGTGGGCAGCAAGCCCAAGATCGGCGACAAGGTGGAAGTATTCATCTTTTTTGACACGGAAGACCGGCTTGCGGCAACGATGAAGAAGCCTTTACTGACGCTTGGTGAAATGGCGCTGCTGGAAGTGGCGGATATCCATCCGCGGCTTGGCTGCTTCCTGGAGATGGGACTGGGCCGCCAGCTGCTGCTGCCGATCCGCGAGCTGCCGGAGCTGATCGAGCTTCGTCCGCAGATCGGCGACAAGGTGTTCGCCATTATGGAGCATGACAAGCAGGGACGTCTGCGTGCCAAGCTGGCCGGAGAGCAGGAGCTTGCTCCGCTGGCTCTTCCTGCACCGTCCTCCTGGATGGGGAAGGAAGTTACTGCCCGGGTATACAAGCCGCTGCAGATGGGCACCTTTGTGCTTGTGGATGCCGGTGTACTGGGATTCGGGATCATCGGTATGGTCCATTCTTCCGAACGCAGCCGCCTGCTGCGGCTTGGCGAGCAGTTCGAAGCGCGTGTCTCCCATATCCGTGAAGACGGACGGGTCAACCTGTCCATGAGCCAGCGCAAGGAAATCGGCCGGGATGTCGATTCCGCTGCCCTGCTGGAATTTCTGAATTCACGTCCGGGCGGTTCCATGCCATATTCGGATGCGACGCCTCCGGATATCATCAAGCAGCGGTTCGGAATCAGCAAGTCGGCGTTCAAACGCGCCCTCGGCAAGCTGATGAAGGAAGGCCTTGTGACGCAGAAGGAGAACTGGACCTATCTTGCCCGCCAGGAAGAGGATACAGCTTCAGGGAACCAGGACCAGGGAGATTCCAAGCAATAA
- a CDS encoding class I SAM-dependent methyltransferase, which produces MSSYGKFAYVYDELMADMPYRDWLEFAETAWAKYGKPRNVAELGCGTGSITIPLAASGYHMTGIDLSSDMLSVAQKKMEEHPQGRRFMREGSIRWVRQNMKEWELPEPVDAVISFCDCLNYVTEEEDIQAVFARTYDGLIPGGTFLFDVHHPNTLIRYEEEQPFVLDEPSVSYIWTCELDVPRREIEHHLSIFAREEGQNGLYRRFEETHIQRAYDPEWLKTELLKAGFSGVQVFADFEWLEADDSAARLFYIAVK; this is translated from the coding sequence TTGTCTTCCTATGGGAAATTTGCATATGTATACGATGAGCTGATGGCGGATATGCCGTACAGAGACTGGCTGGAGTTTGCAGAGACGGCCTGGGCCAAATACGGCAAGCCGCGCAATGTGGCCGAGCTGGGCTGCGGAACAGGCAGCATTACCATCCCGCTTGCGGCATCGGGTTATCATATGACCGGGATTGATCTGTCCTCGGACATGCTGTCCGTCGCACAGAAGAAGATGGAGGAGCATCCGCAGGGAAGGCGTTTTATGCGGGAAGGCAGTATCCGTTGGGTCAGACAGAATATGAAGGAATGGGAGCTGCCGGAGCCGGTGGACGCTGTGATTTCCTTCTGTGACTGCCTGAACTACGTGACGGAGGAAGAGGATATCCAGGCTGTTTTTGCCCGTACCTACGACGGTCTGATTCCCGGCGGAACCTTCCTGTTCGACGTGCATCATCCGAATACACTGATCCGTTATGAGGAAGAGCAGCCGTTTGTACTGGACGAGCCGTCTGTGTCTTATATCTGGACCTGTGAGCTGGATGTGCCGCGCCGTGAGATTGAGCATCATCTGTCCATATTTGCCCGTGAAGAGGGGCAGAACGGCCTGTACCGCCGGTTCGAGGAGACGCATATTCAGCGGGCTTATGATCCGGAGTGGCTGAAGACGGAGCTTCTGAAGGCCGGATTCAGCGGTGTGCAGGTTTTTGCTGACTTTGAGTGGCTGGAGGCCGATGACAGTGCTGCACGGCTGTTCTATATCGCTGTAAAATAA